The genomic stretch CGGCGGAGGCTATGTCGGGCTTTCTGCGGCGGTCGCGGTGAAGCAGTCTGCTCCACACCTGAAGATCGAAGTGATCGAGGCCGCGCCCGAACATGTCTGGCAGAATGACCAGAGAGCATCCGCGATCATCGCCGCTGCAAGCCGCATGCTCGAGGTCCTCGGCGTTTGGCAGGACATCCTGCCGCAAGCGCAGCCGATCAACAGGATGGTCGTCACCGATTCCCGCACCGCCGATCCGGTGCGGCCAGTCTTCCTGACCTTCGACGGCGCAGTAGAGGAAGGCCGCCCGTTCGCGCACATGGTGCCAAACGTGGAAATGGTGAGGGCATTGCGGGGCGCTTGCGAGCGGCTCGGCATTGCGATCCGGCACGGATTGTCCGCGACCGGCTTCACAACCACGAGCACGAAGACAACCGTCACCCTCTCCGATGGCAGCACGGTGGACACACGCCTGCTCGTCGCCTGTGACGGCGTAAAGTCGAAGCTGCGCGATATGGCGGGGATCAAGACTGTCAGCTGGGACTACGGCCAGTCGGGAATCGTGACGACGGTGGAACATGAGCGGCCGCATGAGGGCGTTGCCGAAGAACACTTTCTTCCTTCGGGCCCCTTTGCCATCCTACCTCTCACCGGCAATCGGTCGTCGCTGGTCTGGACCGAGCGGCGCGAGGAAGCGGAGCAGCTCGTTCGCGCTGATGAACTGGTGTTCGAGGAAGAACTGCAGCGTCGGTTCGGCCACAAGCTCGGCGCGATTACCGTCGCCGGTAGCAGAAAGGCATTCCCGCTCGGGTTGACCCTGGCACGCGCCTTCGTCGCTCCGCGTGTCGCACTTGCGGGGGATGCAGCGCACGGGATCCACCCGATCTCCGGGCAGGGCCTCAACCTGGGTTTCAAGGATGTTGCGGCGCTCGCGGAGACGGTCGTCGAAGCGGATCGGCTGGGTCTCGACATCGGCGCCCTGAACGTACTCGAGCGCTACCAGTCCTGGCGCCGTTTCGACACCTTCCGTATGGGGGTAACCACGGACGTGCTGAACCGCCTCTTCTCCAACGACATCACGCCGATCCGGATCGCCCGCGACTTCGGACTATCGCTGGTGGAACGGCTGCCCGGCCTGAAATCCTACTTCATCGGAGAGGCTGCCGGCACGTCCGCACCCAATCAGCCAAAGCTGCTGGCGGGACACCCGATCTGATGCCGGCGGCTAATCTTCCAGCCGTCTAGCCTCCGAGACCAGCATGATCGGCACACCATCGCGGATGGGATAGGCGAGCCGCGCCTTTTCGGAGACGAGTTCATTTGCCTCGCGATCGAAACTCAGTCTTGCCTTCGACAGCGGACAGACCAGAAGTTCGAGCAGTTTGGGGTCGACCTTGCTGACAATCTGATCCATGGCACCCTACTGTAGCACGGTGTCGGTGTCGCCGGTTCCGCGGGCAAGCAGGATCTCCGTGATGGCGATCAGCGTCTCTGCCCGTGTCCTGAGGTCGGGAGCCTCAAGCAACGCCTGCTTCTCGGCCGGACCAAAGGGCGACATCATCGAAAGCGAGTTCACCAGAGTCCGGTTGCCCGCCCGCTCCACGCTCTCCCAGTCGGCTTCGAGCTTGTTTGCATCCAAATAGGCACGAAAGACACGAAGCAGTTCGGCGCGATCAACCGCAGCCTCATCGTCCTCGGCGGAGAGGTCCGCCATCAATGGAGCGATCCTGAAGCTGCGGAACGGATGGCCCTCGCCGATCTCCTCCAGGAGACGAAAACGGCAAACCCCGCTGAGCGAAGTGATGTAGCGGCCGTCTCCCGTCTCGGCAAACGAGGTAATCCGCCCGATGCACCCGACGCTGCTGAGCACTGGGCTTGCGACGTCGTTTCCGCCCTGATCCGACAGGGCCGGCTGCACGATGCCGATCAGGCGGTCACCTGCCAATGCCGCATCGAACAGGGCAAGATAGCGCGGCTCGAATATATTGAGCGGCAACTGGCCACCAGGCAGAAGAAGCGCCCCGGTCAAGGGAAATACCCGCACCGTCTCCGGCAGGTCCTCCCGCTTCACATATCTTGCATTACCCACAATCATTAGGCCCAATCCTCCAGAGGACCACCGGGCATGGTGCCCACACCGCCATTGCCGGTAATGTGGGGCGCCGGGCGCGGAGCGCAAGGCCGCCTAACGGCAGCCCGGCTCAGGCAAACAGGATGGACGACATCCGCCGGCGTGCGGCGATCGTGTTCGGATCCTTTGGCCCCCAAGCCTCGAAGAACTCGACGAGCTGGCGGCGTGCGCCGTCGTCGTCGAAGCTGCGGTCCTTGCGCATGATGATCAGCAGGTGCTCCGCTGCCTCCTCGCGCTTGCCTTCGGCATTGCGGACCTTGGCGAGCTTCAGCCGCGTCTCGTGATCGTCCGGATGGAGCGACAACTGGTGTTCGAGCGCAGCCGGGTCGCCGAGCTTGCGCGCTTCCTCGAACTGCTCGAGCTTCTTCGCTACGGCCTGCACGGCAGGGTCGCCAGCAATTTCCGGGGGAAGCGAGTGCAGCATCTGGGAAGCGCGCGCGAGATCGCCCAGTTCGATCATGCAGCGCATCATCCCGGCAGCGGCCTTCGCATTTTCTGGATCCGCCTGCAGGACAGCACCGTAGAGCTGGGCGGCCGACTGGACGTCGCCGGCTGCAAGCAGACCATCCGCCTCGCCAACGGCAGCCTCGATCTCGGCAGCCTGATCGGCACCCGCCGGACCGGCGACCTTGTCGATGAACTGCCGGATCTGGGTCTCCGGCACCGCCCCCATGAACCCGTCGACCGGCCGCCCGTCAACAAAGGCGACAACGGCCGGGATCGACTGGATGCCCATCTGGCCCGGTATGGCGGGGTGGTCATCGATGTTCAGCTTGACGAGCTTCACCCGCCCTTGCGCCTCGTTGACGACGCGCTCCAGGACGGGCGTGAGCTGCTTGCAGGGCCCGCACCACGGCGCCCAGAAATCCACCAGGACAGGCTGGCGACGCGATTCCTCCATCACGTCGGCAGGAAAGGCCGCCGTGCTGGTATCCTTGATGAAGGATCCTGCGCCATTGCCGCCGCTCGCTGCGGCCGCACCGCCGAACTGCGCCTTGGCCGTCATCTGGCCACCATAGGAGCCGCCATAGGGGTTGTCTGTGCCGCTCATGAATGCTGTCTCCCGGTCTCGTCTTCGCCGCGTTATACGCCGCGAAACATCGTATGTCAGTCGGTGACTTTCAAGACAAGCGGCGTGTGGCCGGTCGCCTCCAGGAAGCGAAGCAGGTCGTCGCGACTGACGGACGTGGTGGCATCGTTGGAAAGCGGGTGGCCGTTGATGAGCTCATGCTTCATCAGATCCTCGTCGAGAACAAAGGTGACATTCCCGGCCGTATCGTTGATCGCGCCGAACACCGTGACGGAGCCTGGCATGACGCCGAGATATTCCATCATCTTCTCCGGACGGCCGAAGGAGACTCGGCCCGACGCACCGATCACCTTGTGGACCGCCTTCAGGTCCACCGTCGCGTTCTCTTCCACCGTCAGGACGAAGTAGCGGTCCTTCTTGTCCTTGACGAAGAGGTTCTTCGTGTGCCCGCCAGGGATCTCGTCGCGCAGGCTCACCGATTCCGCCACCGTGAAGACCGGGGCATGCGTCTTCGTCTTGTGGGCGATGCCGAGCTTGTCGAGAAAAGCGTAGAAAGCCTCGGGGGTCGTGGGCGCAGGCAGGATCGCGATGTCGTTCATGTCAGCACTTGTCCATTGTTCAGGTCGGGCGGCCGTGCCGCCGCAGGCACCGGATTATCCTGCCTGCAGGAAGGGGGCAAGCACAGGAGCCTCATGGGTGGCTTGCGCCTCGCCGCTTGCCCATTGGCAAGCTCAGTCTGGGCGCCGGTGGCAGTGAAAATTTCTCGACACCATCGTCTTTTCCCTGTTGCATTCAAAAACGAGTTAGGCCATATACCGCCCGTCGCCGCCACACGGCCGGCCCACGATCCACCCACTACCCCAGGATCGCGGATATGAGCGGGTGTAGCTCAGGGGTAGAGCACAACCTTGCCAAGGTTGGGGTCGAGCGTTCGAATCGCTTCACCCGCTCCAATTCTCTCTCCCATTGACTGTTCCGACCAAGGCTGACAACCTTCAGCAGTAGCGCGTTCGCACGGTCCCCTGCTGTTTTCCCCTCATCGGCCCGCAGGCGACCTGCCGCCGTGGTGGCAGCGGTTCCAGCCTGCCGGAAGCCGAGGGCGGCTTCAGTTCTTCATGAAGACGTAGTCCGTCTCCTGGCGCAGCACTTCGCCCGGCCTCAGGATCGCGCTTGGGAAGCCGGGATGGTTCACCGCATCCGGCCAGCCTTGCGTTTCGAGGCAGAAGCCCGCAAAGGCCGGATACTGACGGCCTTCGAGGCCAGGGGTCGGCACTCTCAGCTTGTAGCCCGAATAAAACTGGATGCCGGGCTCCGTGGTGCGGACTTCCAGCGAGACGCCGGAATTGACGCTGCGGGCAAGCGCCACGGAGCGCTTCGCCACCCGCCCCTCCGAAAGGCAGAAGTTGTGGTCGAAGAGGAGACGCTCGCCGTTCTGCAAACGGTCCGTCGGGCCCATGACCCTCAGGTCGTACGGCGTGCCGTCGACAGCCGTCAGGTTTCCCGTCGGACACTGCCGCTCGTCGACCTCCAGAATGTGGTCGGCTGCAATCATGATGTCGTGGCCGAGCGCCGTCTCCGCGCCGTCGAGATTGAAGTAGCTGTGCTGGCAGATGTTGCAGGGTGTCGGCTGGTCGGCCGAAGATTCGTAGAGCACGCGGAGCACACCATCGGCGGCAAGGTTATAGGTGGCGGTAATGGTGCAGTTGCCCGGATACCCCGCCCGGCCATCGGGATCGGTGATCCGCAACACGACCCGGTCTGCCGCAAGGTCTACGATGTCCCAGACCCGCTTCGCGATGCCGTCGCTGCCGCCGTGGAGGTGGGTGACGCCGTTCTCGTTGAGCTCCAACTGGTGAAGCTTGCCGTCCAGCCTGAAACGCCCACCTGTAATGCGGTTGGCGACGCGACCGGGCGTTGCCCCGAAATAGGGGGAGTAGCGGGGATAGTCGTCGAAGGCTTCGAAGCCGAGCACCAGCGGCGGCTTGTGACCGTCCAGGCGCAGGTCCTGGATCATCGCCCCCCACGTCAGGATGGAAGCCGTGAGACCGCCGCCGGAAATCCGCAGACGATGGACCGTCTCGCCCCGTGACGTTTTGCCGAAGACTTCCTGCTCTGCCATTGCACCCTCCCGGTCAGCGCCGCAGAACCTGATCGATTCAGGCGGATGATGCAACGACAAAGCTAGCGGCTGAGGACCCGCGTAACCTGCTCCAGGCCGCCGAGGGTGAGCGGGTACATCCGCTCCGACAGTATGTGGCGCATCATCGCGATAGACTGCACGTAGCTCCAGTGCGCTTCCTGTACCGGATTGATCCAGGCGAAGCGGTGGAAGTGTGCGGTGATGCGGCGAAGCCAAGTCTCTCCCGGTTCCTTGTTCCAGTGCTCCACGGAACCACCCGGATGGCTGATCTCGTAGGGGCTCATCGATGCGTCCCCAACGAAGATCACCCGGTAGTCGCTGCCAAACCCGTTAATGATCGCTTCCGTGGGCAGTCGCTCCGACCGCCGGCCATTGTTTTTCCAGACGCTCTCGTAGAGACAGTTGTGGAAATAAAAATGCTCCAGGTGGCGAAATTCGCTGCGGACGGCGGAGAAAAGCTCCTCGACCTCCCGCACATGGTCGTCCATAGAGCCTCCGACATCGAAGAACATCAAGAGCTTGACGGCGTTGCGGCGCTCGGGTCGCGTCTGCACGTCGAGATATCCGTGTTCCGCGGTGGAGCGGATTGTCCCCTGCAGGTCGAATTCCTCTGCGGCACCCTCCCGCACCCACCGCCGCAGCCGGCGAAGGGCGATCTTGATGTTACGGGTGCCGAGTTCCACCGTGTCGTCGAGGTCGGAAAACTCGCGCTTGTCCCAGACCTTGACCGCACGACGATGCCGCGAGCCCTCCTGCCCGATGCGGACACCCTCGGGGTTGTAGCCATAGGCGCCGAAGGGCGAAGTGCCGGCAGTTCCGATCCACTTCGATCCACCCTGGTGGCGGCCCTTCTGCTCCTCCAGCCGCTTGCGCAGCGTCTCCATCAGCTTCTCGAAGCCGCCGAGCGTCTCGATGAGCCGCTTCTCTTCCTCCGTCAGGTGCTTTTCCGCGAGCCTGCGCAGCCACTCCTCTGGGAGTTCGCTCGCCTCCAGTCCGGCCTCTCCCGATACCGCCTGCAGCCCACGGAAGTGCGACGCGAAGACCCGATCGAACCGATCGATGTGTCGCTCGTCCTTCACCAGGCAGGTGCGCGCGAGAAAGTAGAAGGCGTCGATATCGAAATCCGCCAGGCCCTGCTTCATCCCCTCGATGAGGCTCAGGTATTCGCGCAGCGTGACGGGCACCTTTTCCACCCTCAGCTGCAGGAAAAACGAAAGCAGCATTCTACTCGGTCCCGATCCGCTCCAGGTCGTAATGGGTGGTCTGGTAGATCTCGTTGATCCAGTTGCCGAACAGGAGATGCGCGTGGCTGCGCCAGCGGTTCTGCGGCGGCAGCGTCACGTCATTATGCGGAAAGTAGTCGTGCGGCATCTTGATCGGCACGCCCGCATTGACGTCGCGGAAGTACTCCTCCGCCAGCGACGTGGAATCATATTCCACGTGATTGAACATGTAGAGTCGGCGGCCTTTCGCTTCCTCGACGAGGCAGACCCCCATCTCGTCCGATTCCATCAGGATCCTGAGGTCCGGGATCTTGTCGATGTCCTCGCGGCGAACCTCCGTCCAGCGCGACACCGGCACCTGGAAGTCGTCCGAGAAGCCGGTCAGGTAGACGGACGAGGGGCAGAGATTGCGGTGGCGGTAGACCCCGAACGCCTTCTCCTTCAACTCGTGCTTCTGCACGCCATGGAAGTGGTAGATCGCCGCCATTGCGCCCCAGCAGACATTCATCGTCGAATGGACATTGGTGGTTGTCCAGTCGAGGATCTGCTGCATCTCGTCCCAGTAGGTCACGCTCTCGAAGGGCAGCGTCTCGACCGGCGCACCGGTGATGATGAAGCCGTCGAACTTCCGATGCTTCACCTCGTCCCAGGTATCGTAGAAGGAGAGCAGGTGCTCCTCCGACGTGTTCTTCGCCTTGTGGCCACCGATCCTTACCAGCGACAGCTCCACCTGAAGCGGAGTCGCGCCGACGAGGCGCGCCATCTGCAGCTCGGTCTTGATCTTGTTCGGCATGAGGTTGAGGAGCCCGATCTGCAGCGGCCGGATGTCCTGCCGTACCGCAACCGTCTCGGTCATCACCCGCACGCCCTCCTGCACGAGGATTTCGAAGGCGGGCAGCGTATCGGGGATCTTGATCGGCATCGCACACTCACAAAACAAAAAGCCGGCGGCGACAAATCGCAACCGGCGCGTCAAAGTGAACTTCGCGCGGCCCTTTAGCGACTTGTTTAACGTGGCTGCAAGCCGGCCGGCCAAATCACCACGAAGTGCAATCTAGATAGGCTCTTCTTCCCCTCAGGTCAATTGCGGCCGCCGATGCCGGGGGGCTACCGTTCCCGCCGGGCCATGAAGGCCAGCCGTTCGAACAGGTGGACGTCCTGCTCGTTCTTCAGCAATGCCCCGTGCAGCCGGGGCAGGATCGTCTTGACGTCGGCACGCAGGTCGGCTGGGTCGATGTCGTCTGAGACCAGCAACCGGATCCAGTCGAGCGCCTCGGAGGTGGACGGCTTCTTGCGCAGGCCCGGCACCTCCCTGATCTGATAGAACTGCGCCAGAGCGTTTCGGACCAGTTCCTGCTTGATGCCCGGATAGTGCACCTCGACGATGCGCGCGAGGGTCTCGGCATCAGGAAACCGGATGTAATGGAAGAAACAGCGGCGAAGGAAGGCATCCGGCAGTTCCTTCTCGTTGTTCGAGGTGATGATGACGATCGGCCTCTGCTGCGCCTTCACCGTCTCGCCTGTCTCGTAGACATGGAAGTCCATCCGGTCGAGTTCCTGCAGGAGGTCGTTCGGAAACTCGATATCCGCCTTGTCGATCTCGTCGATCAGCAGGACGGTCTTCTGCGGCGCGGCAAAGGCCTGCCAGAGCTTCCCCTGCCGGATATAGTTGCGAACGTCATTCACGCGCTCGTCACCGAGTTGGCTGTCGCGCAGACGCGAGACAGCATCGTACTCGTAAAGGCCTTGCTGAGCCTTGGTAGTCGACTTGACGTTCCACTCGATGAGATCGAGACCGAGCGCCGAGGCGATCTGCCGGGCGAGTTCCGTCTTGCCGGCCCCCGGCTCGCCCTTGACCAGGAGCGGTCGCTCGAGGCGGATGGCTGCGTTGACCGCGACCATCAGGTCGGTATCGGCGATATAGTCGGATGTACCATGAAACTGCATGAGGAGACCTGTAGGGAATTTTGGCGGCAACCTAAAAGCTCGGCCGAACCGGTGCAAGCCGCTTTCCCTTGCCTGTCGGTCTGGGCTATGGACATCCCCAATGACCAAGTCCACGTTCACGATCCTCCTCGGAGGCGAGCTCACCGTCACGCAGCGGCTGCGCGAAGCGCTCGAAGGAAGCCGCTTCATCGCGGCCGACGGCGGCATGCGACATGCCGCAACCCTCCGCATCGAGCCTGAGCTCTGGGTCGGTGATTTCGACTCGACACCGCCCGCGCTGATCGAGGCGCAGTCCGGAGTTCCGCGGCAGCCCTACCCCGCAGCGAAGAACGAGACGGATGGAGAGATCGCGACGGCGGAAGCGATTGACCGGGGTGCCGAGCGCTTGGTGCTTGCTGGCGCGCTCGGCGGCGAGCGAAGCGACCATGCCCTGCAGCATGTCTTCCACGCCCTCAGCCTGGCCGAACGTGGCATTGAAGTCCTTCTGACCTCCGGCGCCGAAGAAGCCGTCCCTCTGCTTCCCGGACGCCGCCTTCTGGATCTGCCGGCAGGCTCGCTGTTCTCTGTCATCGGTTTTTCCGAGCTGGAAGGCCTCGACATCCTCAACGCCCGTTATCCGCTCGAGAACTTCGTCTTGCCCTTCGGCTCGTCGCGGACGATTTCCAATGTGGCAGAGGGTCCGGTGGCCTTCTCGCTCAAGCGCGGGAAGGCGATGATCTTCGCCCGCCCATACGATCTGACAGGAGCCTGAACCGTGGCACCTCCCATCCTCAAACTCGACGACATCTTCCTGAGCTTCGGGGGCACGCCTCTCCTGGCCGGTGCGGGACTGCAGGTGGAGCCGGGCGACCGCATCTGCCTCGTCGGCCGCAACGGATCCGGCAAGTCGACCCTGATGAAGATCGCGGCTGGGTTGGTCGAGCCGCAGTCCGGGGAAGTATTCCGCCATCCGGGTGCCACCATACGATACCTGGAGCAGGCGCCGGATTTTGGGGACCACCGGACGGTACAGGCCTATGCCGAAGCGGGCCTCGGTCCAGGGGACGATCCCTATCGCGTCACCTACCTCCTGGAGCATCTCGGCCTGAGCGGCGAAGAGGATCCGAACCGACTGTCGGGAGGCGAGGCCCGGCGGGCGGCGCTCGCCCGCGTCATGGCGCCAGAACCAGACATCCTGATGCTGGACGAGCCGACCAACCATCTCGACCTGCCGACGATCGAATGGCTGGAGGAGGAACTGAGGAAGACGCGGAGCGCTCTCGTCCTCATCTCACACGACCGGCGCTTCCTAGAGAAGGTATCGACGGCGACGGTTTGGCTCGATCGCGGCACGTCGCGACGTCTCGATCGCGGATTTTCGTATTTCGAGGCTTGGAGGGACGAGGTACTGGCGGCGGAGGAACTGGAGCAGCACAAGCTGGGCAAGGCGATCGAGCGCGAGGAGCACTGGCTGCGCTACGGCGTGACGGCCCGGCGCAAGCGCAACATGCGCCGGCTGGGGGAACTGCAGACGATGCGTGCCGCCTATCGCGGTCACAAAGGCCCGCAAGGGTCAGTCCAGGCGGCGGCATCGGAAGGTCGGGAATCCGGAAAGCTGGTGATCGAGGCAGAAGCGATCACCAAGAGTTATGGACACCGGCTTATCGTCGCGCCCTTCTCCATCCGCGTACACCGCGGCGACAGGATAGGCCTTGTGGGACCCAACGGTGCCGGAAAGACGACGCTGTTGAAGATGCTGACGGGGCAGCTCGATCCGGATTCGGGAACGGTGCGGCTCGGGACAAATCTCGAAATCGCCACGCTGGACCAGAAGCGGGAGGACCTCGATCCCGAGGACACGCTTTCCCACTACCTCACCGACGGACGCGGCGAAACGCTTCTCGTCAATGGCGAGCAGCGTCACGTCGCGGGCTACATGAAGGATTTCCTGTTCCAGCCCGAGCAGATCCGCACGCCGATCAAGAACCTTTCCGGCGGCGAGCGGGCACGGCTGATCCTGGCGCGGATCATGGCCAGGCCCTCCAACCTGCTGATCCTCGATGAGCCGACCAACGATCTCGACATCGAGACACTGGATCTGCTGCAGGAGATCGTCGCCGGCTACAACGGCACTGTCATTCTGGTCAGCCACGACCGCGACTTCCTCGACCGGACGGTCACCTCGACCATAGCACCCGCCGATCCGGAAACGCCGGACGGGCGCTGGATCGAATATGCAGGCGGGTACTCCGACATGCTGGCACAACGCCGCGGCGTCCAGGAGGAAAGGCGGCGTTCCGAACGCCAGGCAAGGGAGAGGACGGAGACGTCGGCGCCGGCCGCTGAGGCGCCGAAAAACCGCGGCAAGCTGTCCTTCAAGCAGAAGTTCGCGCTGGAGAACCTGCCGAAGGACATCGCCAAGGCCGAGGCCGAGATTTCCGCCCGGGAGAAGCGAATGGCGGATCCCTACCTTTTCACGAGAGATCCGGCAGGCTTCACCGCCCTGGCTTCTGAACTGGAGGCGCTACGCAAGCAGCTCGCAGAGATGGAAGAGGAATGGCTCGAGCTTGAAATGCTGCGCGAGGAGTTGGAGGGGTGACGTTAACCATCTGTTATCCATGAAACGCACTTGAAACCCGTCAACCTGTCACATTGCGGAACAATGACGGCAGGTGGTCGTTCGGGTGGCAGTATCGATGCGGCACGGCCGGGATCGGTACGAAGCGGCACCGAACCATCAGGAGCATCCGATGCTGACAAGTGTAACGAGTGGTTGGCAGACCCCGGTCTCTGAGGAACATCGCGTCCTGATCGTGGAAGACGAGTTTCTCATCGCCTTGGACGTGGCCGATACGGTCGAAGCCATGGGCTTGAAGGTCGCAGGCCTCGCCAATGGCCGCAACCCCGCCCTGGCACTCGCCCAGTCGGCAGACATTGCCCTTGTCGATGTCAATCTGGCTGACGGCAAGACTGGACCGTCGATCGGCCGCGAACTCGCCGAGAAATATGGCGTTGCGGTCATCTTCATGACTGCCAATCCTGAAGAGATCGAAGCCGGAAGCTATGGGCCGCTCGGGGTGCTGACGAAGCCGGTAATGCCGCATGTGATCGAGCAGACGATCGGCTATATCCTTGCAGGCCGAACGGGAGGTTATGCCGAACTCCCCCGCGAGCTTCGCGTCCTTCAAAGCGCCCACTAACGCCCAGTGAGCAACCATGGGCGGCGCTTGCCAAGCGCCGGATCGATCGCTACATCTCTGACCGATCTAACGGGGTGCCACTTTGTGGCTGAGAGGCTTTCGCCAACCCGCAGAACCTGATCCGGTTCACACCGGCGGAGGGATTAGAACGGCGTCCATCAGCCCCTCGTCCTTTCTGCCAAAGAGGAGGCATCGATGCGGCTCTCGGCACTTTCGCTTTTCATTGCGGCGATGATCGCTTCAACCTCGGCAGTCGCCGAGGAGCGCAGCCTGACCGTCTACACCTATGAAAGCTTCACCGCCGAATGGGGCCCGGGGCCAAGGGTCAAGGAAGAGTTCGAGAAATCCTGCACCTGCCGCGTCAACTTCGTGGCGGTCGCGGATGGCGTCGCACTTCTTTCGCGGTTGAAGCTCGAAGGCGAGAATAACGAGGCTGACATCGTTCTCGGTCTCGACACCAATCTTGCCGATGAAGCCAAGGCCACTGGCCTGTTCGAAAGGCATGGACTGGATACAAGTCCCATCAGCGTGCCGGGCGGGTACGGGGACGACGTCTTCATCCCCTACGATTACGGACACTTCGCCGTCATATACGACACCCAATCGATCGCCGCCCCGCCGGCCAGCCTGAAGGAGCTGGTTGAGGGCGACCCTTCCGAAAAGATCGTCATCCAGGATCCGAGAACCTCCACCCCAGGCCTCGGTCTGCTTTTGTGGATGAAGTCGGTTTACGGCGAGGAGGCCGAGGCGGCATGGGCAAAGCTTCGTCGACGCATCCTGACGGTCACGCCGGGCTGGTCTGAGGCCTATGGATTGTTCACCAAGGGAGAGGTCCCGATGGTTCTCTCCTATACCACCTCCCCTGCCTATCACATGGTGGCCGAGGACATTGATCGGTACCAGGCAGTGCCCTTCTCGGAAGGCCACTATATCCAGATCGAGGTCGCAGGTCTGTTGCGGACATCGGAGGATAAGGACCTGGCGCGCCAGTTTCTCGAATTCATGATGTCGCCGGCCTTCCAGAACATCGTACCGACCACCAACTGGATGATGCCCGCCGGCAAGACGAGCGAGCCCTTGCCGGAAGCGTTCGACCGCCTCGTCCAGCCGGAAAAGACCTTCCTCATGGACTCCGCGCACGTGGCGAGAAACCGGCAGGCCTGGATCGATGAGTGGCTGGCGGCGATGAGCGGACGCTAAAGCTCGATGCTGACGAGGCGGGAGCAGCAAACTGCAATCGGTGGAGGTATCGCCACCTTCGCAAGCGTCGCTGCCTTCATCAGTCTTGCCACCTATTCCCTCCTTGCCGCGGCGCCGGACGCTGGCGGCGAGGCACTCTGTACAGATTACACGGCGCGCGTGCTGCGTTTCACGCTTCTTCAGGCAGGGCTCTCCACTTTGCTGTCTATCGGCCTGGCGATTCCGGTCGCATTGGCGCTGGCTCGGCGGCCGCAACTTCCGGGCAGGCTCTGGATCCTGCGGCTGATGGCGCTGCCGATGGGTCTGCCCGCACTCGTCGCTGCCCTTGGCCTCATTACGATCTGGGGGAGGCAAGGACTGGTCAATTCGCTTCTCCTGCGCGGCGGTCTCGACGAGCCGGTCAGCATCTACGGTCTTGGCGGCATCCTGCTCGCACACGTCTTCTTCAACCTGCCTCTCGCATGCCGCCTGATGGTGGCCTCGCTCGATCGGCTGCCGGGCGAATACTGGATGCTGGCCGCACAGCTGGGCATGCGGCCTGGCGCCATCTTCCGGTTCGTCGAATGGCCTGTCCTTTTGCGGGTCCTGCCAGGCGTCGCGGGCCTGATCGTCATGCTTTGCGCAACCAGCTTCACGCTCGTTCTGGTACTGGGCGGAGGTCCGGCTGCCACAACGCTTGAAGTTGCGATCTACCAGTCACTGCGCTTCAATTTTGATCCTGCCCGTGCAGTTGGACTGTCACTGCTGCAGATCGGGCTGACGGCCATGCTCCTGATCATCCTGTCCCGGCTGCCTGTGACCGACGACCGATCGCCGAGCAGCGGCCACCGCGTTAGGCGATTCGACGGCAAAGGAGCCGCGGCGCGGGTATGGGACACTCTGGTCATCGCCGTCGCCACAGCTTTCATCCTGATGCC from Pseudorhizobium banfieldiae encodes the following:
- the thiP gene encoding thiamine/thiamine pyrophosphate ABC transporter permease, with the translated sequence MLTRREQQTAIGGGIATFASVAAFISLATYSLLAAAPDAGGEALCTDYTARVLRFTLLQAGLSTLLSIGLAIPVALALARRPQLPGRLWILRLMALPMGLPALVAALGLITIWGRQGLVNSLLLRGGLDEPVSIYGLGGILLAHVFFNLPLACRLMVASLDRLPGEYWMLAAQLGMRPGAIFRFVEWPVLLRVLPGVAGLIVMLCATSFTLVLVLGGGPAATTLEVAIYQSLRFNFDPARAVGLSLLQIGLTAMLLIILSRLPVTDDRSPSSGHRVRRFDGKGAAARVWDTLVIAVATAFILMPLLAVLRAGIQADLPRLVASDAFQRALATSTLIALASGLLAVMASVTLIDARLAIADRKNPGVLLRGFSAILDATSFLVLLVPPVVLGTGWFLLLRLSGSASLWVGWIVVAINALMAIPFVIRVLEPAMKENRDRSGRLTASLGIGGWTRFWRIDRPVLTRPALLAFSFAMSLSLGDLGAVALFASSDFVTLPWLLYSSLSSYRTQDADGLALLLAAACLLLTIIGTSGWRMNGTHHARR